The Anaeromyxobacter sp. sequence GACCATCGTGGCAGGGCAGGACCTGCCGTACGTCTCCAACCACACCTTCTCCGCCTGGACGAGCTACCGGCTGCCCGGAAAGGTCCTGGCGGGCTGGACGGTGGGCGGCGGGTTCAACTGGGCCTCCGCGGCGAACCCACAGGACGGGGCGACGGTGAAGCCCAAGGCCTCTCAGGTCGCCTCGGCCTTCGTGGCCCATGAGCGCCGCGTGGCCGGCCACAAGTTCGTCCTGCAGCTGAACGCGAGCAACCTGTTCGACGAGCGGTACCTGCAGTTCCAGGGCGACGACGTCGCCTTCGGCGGGAACACGCTGGGCGGGAACTGGGGCACGCCGCGGCAGTTCCGGCTGAGCCTGCGGGCGGAGTACTGACCATGAACCGACGTGACCTGCTCAAGCTGGCGGCCGGAGGTGCGGCGCTCGCCGGCGCCTGGGGGTGCTCCACGGTGGGTGCGGCGCGCTCCGAGGGCCCGGCGACGCGGGCCGCGCCCTCCGGACCCGGCGCCGCGAGCGCCCCGAGACCACTCCCGCTTCCGAAGACCGGCCCGCTGCCGGTGGCCCTCGTCGTCGGCAAGGACGCCGACGTGCTCGACTTCTGCGGCCCGCTGGAGGTGTTCGCGGGTGCGGTGACGGCCGAGGGCACGCCGCTCTTCGCCCCCTACCTGGTGGCCGCCTCCCTGGGGCCGGTCGCCGTGGGGGGCGGCATGCGGGTCCTCCCCGACCACACCTTCGAGTCCGCGCCCCAGCCCAAGGTGATCGTCATCCCGGCGATGGACCTGGAGGCCGCCACCCCCGCGATGATCGGCTGGATCCGCACCGCCTCGGCCGCCACCGACGTCACCATGTCGGTGTGCAACGGGGCCTTCGTGCTCGCCAGGACCGGCCTGCTCTCGGGCCGGTCCGCCACCGCGCACCACGCTGGCTTCTTCCGCTTCGCGGGCGAGTTCCCGGACGTGCACCTCAGGCGCGGCGCCAGGTTCGTCGAGGACGGGAACCTCGCGTCGGCGGGAGGCATCAGCTCTGGCATCGATCTCGCGCTCCGCGTGGTGGAGCGCTACGTCGGGCGCGAGCTGGCCGCCAGCGTGGCCGACGGGATGGAGTACCAGGGCCAGGGCTGGCTCGACCCGGACTCGAACGGCGCCTACGCCAGGCTGCCGGCCTTCACGGAGGAGCACCCGCTCTGCCCGGTCTGCCTCATGGACGGGGACCGCGCCATCACGTCGACCTTCAGGGGCAAGCGCTACTCCTTCTGTGCCCCGTCGGAGAAGGCCTTCTTCGACCAGCACACCGAGGTCTTCGAACGCTTCCTCGAGGAGGACCAGCGGGCCGGCGGCCGGTAGGCGCCAAGGGCGAGCGACCTGCGCCCAGACGCCTGGTGGCGCGACGGCGGGTGGCGCACGGGCGCGGCGCTCGACCGGGCCTGGTGTGAACACGCCCGCGCCCCTTTGACATCATGATGCTCGTCCACTAGCATCCTGATGTGAGCATCCGGACGACACTGACCCTGGAAGACGACGTCGCGCAGCGCCTCGAAGTGGAGGCGCGCAGGACGGGGACGTCTCTGAAGGTCGTCGTGAACGACCTCCTGCGGCATGCGCTCGCTGCCAGCCGTCGGCCAGAGAGCCGGCCGTTCGTCGTGAAGGCGAGAGCGCTCGGGCTACGCTCCGGGCTCAGCTACGACTCCGTCGGCGATCTCCTCGAGTCCGTCGAAGGTCCGGGACATCGGTGATCCTCGTCGACGCGAACCTCCTCCTGTACGCCTACGACGCGAGCGCGCGCGAGCACGCGCGGGCCAAGGCGTGGTTGGAGGACGTCCTCTCCCACACCGAGCAGGTGGGCTTCGCCTGGGTGACCATCCTGGCGTTCCTGCGGATCGCGACGAACCCACGGGCCTTGGCGAGCCCGCTGGCCCCCGACGAGGCGGTCTCCATCGTGGAGTCCTGGCTGGCGCAGCCCTGCGTGGTGGTGGTGTCGCCCGGGGAGCGCCACTGGTCCGTCCTCGGAGCCATGCTCGCTCGCGATCAGGTGCGGGGTCCGCTCGTCATGGACGCGCACCTCGCCGCGCTTGCCCTGGAGCAGGGTGCCGTTCTCGCCACCCACGACCGCGACTTCGCCCGGTTCAACGGCCTGCGTACCGTGATGCCCCTCGTCGGTTGAGCTTCTCAGGCTCGCCTCCGACCCGCCCTCGAGGGCGTCGAAGGCCGTGAACCCGCGCCTGGCGTAGATCTCGACCGCGCCCGGCCTGGCGTCCACGACGACGCCGACGGAGCAGCAGGGCGCCGCCGCCGGGCTGCTGCTGCTCTCCTCCGAGGACGGCGGCGACACCTTCGGCGAGCCCACCCGGGTGGCGCCGGACGACGCGGGGCCGATCTCCCACGGCGAGAACGGCCCGGGCCTGGCGCCCTGGGAGCAGGACGCGCTCTACGCCATCTGGGAGCAGCGGGGCTGAGCGCCGGCCGGCGAGCTGCACGCCGCCTGGCTCGACTGGCGCGGAGGCGGCGAGAACCCCGCCGTCTACGCGACCAGGTCCGCCGACGGTGGCGCCAGCTTCGGGACCTACGTGAAGGTGGCCGAAGGGGAAGTCTGCCCGTGCTGCCGGCCGTCGGTGGTGCTCGGGCCGAAGGGCGAGGTCATCGTGATCTGGCGCAAGGTCTTCCCCGACGGGGCGCGGGACATGGCGTCCAGCGTCTCGGCCGACGGGGGGCGGAGCTGCCAGGGCCCCTTCCGCATGGCGGTGGACGGGTGGCGCATCGCCGGCTGCCCGGACGCGGGGGTGCGTGACGCCAACCACCCCTCGATGGCCGTCACGCCCGAGGGACGGCTCTTGCTCGTCTTCGAGGGACGCCCGGCTGCGCCAGACGGCGGCTGGGGTCGCCTGCGCCCGTGGCTCGTCGAGGTCGATGGATCGGGGCGCCCTTCCGCCCCGCTCCCGATCCCGGTGCCGGCGGCGTCGCCGCCCAGCGTCCGGCCGGTGGTCGCGGTCGGCACCGTCGGCCGGATGTTCGTGGCCTGGACCGAGCGGACGCCCGCCGGCACCAGCGTCGTCCTGACGCGGGCGCGGCGCCAAGCGCCCTGACGGCAGGCTTGCTGACGAGGTCCCGCCCTCAGGCGGGCGGAGGATGAAGCGGGCGGCGCCTCGAAGCCCCCTCCGGGGGGGGCATGACGGTGGCGGCGCTCCTCGCGCGTCCCATCTCCGTGCCTCCCGGTCGCCCTCCCGACTCCGGACAGAGCTGGCCTGCCGGAGGCAGGTCCCTTGCGGCCCGGCCCGACCTCGCGACGCTCTACCGGCGGTACGCCCGGGAGCTCCTCTCGGCGGCGCGCCGGCGGCTCGGCCTCGTGGACGCCGACGACGTGGTGCAGGAGGCCTTCCTCCGGTTCGCGGTCTACGCGGACCAGGGGAGCCTCGCCAACCCCCGCGCTTACCTGCACCGGGTGGCGGCGCACGCCACCGCTGATCGGGGCGCCGCGCTCGGCCTCCACGGCCACCGGCACGAGCCGGATACGGCCCTCGAGGCCGTCCCGGCGCTTGCGGCCGAGCCCGGTGAGGTGCTCGACGCCCGCGCCCGCCTGCGGCGCTGCCTCACGGCGCTGGAGGAGCTGCCCGCGGCGCAGCGCCACGCCTTCCTGCTGCACCGGGTGGACGGGCTCTCGCAGCGGGACGTGGCGAAGGCGCTCGGCCTCCCGCTCCGGACGGTGGAGCGCCACATCGCGCGGGCGCTTGCCCGCTGCGTGGAGCAGGTGGAGCCATGAGCGGTGGCGGTGTTCGAGGCGCCGGCCAGTCTCACCCTCAGGGCCCCCGCGGCCAGGCGACGCCATGACCCCCCACCGCCACATCCCCCCCGAGGTCCGGGCCGAGGCCGCCCGGCGGGTGGCGCTCCGGGCCGGCGAGGCCCGTGGAGGGCCGGCGGACCTGGCCCTCGCGGGGTGGCTGACGCAGGACCCGACCCACCTCGAGGCCTTCCGGGAGGCCGAGGCCGTCTGGGGCGAGCTCGGGCGGCTGCGGGAGGTGGCCGGCCCTCACCTGGCCGAGGCCCGGCGGGAAGTCGCCGAGGTCCGCCTGCGCCGGCGGCGCCTCGCGGGCGGCGGCCTGTTGGCCGGCGCTGTGGCGGCGCTGCTGGCCGTGGGCTGGTTCCTCGACCCGCTCGCCACCCTGGACGACCGGACCTACCGCACGGCGCGCGGCCAGCGGCTGGTGGTCGCCCTGGCCGACGGGTCGCGCCTGGAACTCGACACCGACACCGCGGTGCGCGTCCACGCCTCCCGGCGCCTCCGCGAGGCGACGCTGCTGCGCGGCCAGGCCCTCTTCACCGTGGCGCACGGCGACCCCCGCCCCTTCGACGTGCTGGCGGGCGACGGCCGGATCCGCGATGTGGGCACCCAGTTCAACGTGAGGCTGCAGGGCGACCGGGTGGCCGTGACCGTGCTCGAGGGCGCCGTGGACGTCCGCGCCGGGCCCGGCGACGACCAGGCCACTCGACTCGTGGAGGGCTCCCGGCTCTCCTACGGGCCCTCCGGACCCGCCGGCCCGGCCGAGCGGGTCGAGGCCGCCTCGACCGCGGCCTGGCGGCAAGGCCGGCTCGACTTCACCGGCCGCTCGCTCGGGGAGGTGCTGGCGGAGCTTGGCCGCTATCACGACGCCGCCCTGACCGTCAGCTCCGCCGGGATCCTGGAACTCCGGGTGAGCGGCGCCTTCCCCACCGACGACCTCCCACTGACGCTCCGCACCATCGCCGCCACGCTGCCGGTCCAGGTCCGCCAGACCGGGCCGCAGGCCTTCCGGCTCGACCCGCGGTGAGCGCAGGACCGTAGTACGGCGAGCCGACCACCGTGGTCCCAGGTCGGCGCCGTGACGCGAGGGTGGCGGTTCCCGGGGGGCCCGGCGGTCACACCGGGAGCACCCCCACCCCGCCGCCCCCGGGAGCCCGAATGACCCCCAAGACCACGCTCGCCCTGGCCGCCTGCCTGGCGCTCACCGCCGCGCCGGCCCATGCGGCCGAGCCGGCCTACGACCTCGACGTGGCGCCGCAGCCGGTGGGCCAGGCCCTGGCTGAGCTGACCCGGCAGGCCGGCCTGCAGCCGCTGGTGGCGGAGGAGCTGACGCGGCGCGTCCAGAGCCCGGGGGTGAAGGGGCGGTACACCCTGCGGGAGGCGGTGGCCCGGGTGCTCGCCGGCACGGGGCTGGCGTTCGAGTTCACCGGGGAGCGGACGGTGGCCATCACCAGGGCGCCGCCGCCTCCACCGCCTCCGGCCCCTGCCCGGGCCAAGCCGCAGACCGCCGAGCTGGAGGAGGTTGGGATCATGGGCGAGAGCGACCTGGGCTACGCCGCCACCGAGGCCTCCACCGGCACCAGGACCGACACGCCGCTCCTCGAGACGCCCATGGCGGTCCAGGTGGTGACCCCGGAGACGCTCAAGGAGCAGCGGCCGCGCCGCATCAGCGACGCCCTGCGCAACGTGAGCGGGATCACCCCGGGCGGCGACACCGGCTGGGGCGACGCCTACGTGGTCCGCGGCTTCGGCTCCGGAAACCTGATCTACGAGGAGGGGGCCCGCTTCGACTACGGCGCGGCCGGCGCGCTGACGCGCGACCTCGCCAACGTGGAGCGGATCGAGGTGCTGAAGGGGCCGGCCTCCATCCTCTACGGACAGGGCGAACCGGGCGGGCTCGTCAACACCGTCACCAAGAAGCCGCTCGCCACCCCGTACTACGCGGTGGAGCAGTCGGTGGGGTATTGGGACGCCTACCGGACCGCCATCGACCTGACCGGCCCCATCGTCGAGGGCGGCGTGCTCGGCTACCGGGTCAACGCCGCCTTCGAGTCGGCCCGGTCCTTCCGGGATTTCGTCCACTCCAAGCGCTTCAACCTCTTCCCCACGCTCCAGTGGCGCCCCGGCGGCGAGGAGCTGACGCTGGAGGCCCACCTGGGGACGGGCTACGAGGTCCTGTTCGACTCAGGCATCCCCTTCTTCGACGGCGTCCGCGCCCACCTCCCCCGCGGCCGCAACCTGCTCGAGCCCGGCATGGGCAAGAACCCGGTGGACGAATACTCGGTGCGGCTCACCTGGCTCCACCCCCTCACGGAGCGCTGGAGGCTCCGCGTCGACGTCAAGTACGAGGACGTCCACTCGCTCCATGAGACGCCGCTTCTGTCACTCTCCGGTGAGCCGGCGACGGCGGACGACCCAGCCGCAGGCGTGCGCACCGGCGACGTCGGGCGCTCCCTGATGATCTACCACTTCAACCGCGCCAACACGTTCAACGCCTCGGCGAGCGCCAGCGGCACGGTGGAGGGATGGGGCGGGCGGCACACGCTCCTGGCTGGCGTCGACTACGTGGTCTACCGGGAGCGCTTCGCCGGCAACACCGGCGGCGAGGTCGCCCCCATCAATATCTTCGACCCGGTGTACGGGCAGGTGACCCCGACCTGGGATCCGGCCAACGAGGTGCTCGCCGATCACGTCCCCCATGCCGTGGGCGTCTACGTCCAGGATCAGCTGGCCCTGCCCCACGGCTTCCACCTGCTGGCCGGGGCCCGCCTCGACCGCCGCTGGGACCTCAGCAAGACCGGCGATCCGATCGTCCGCGACACGCCGCCCATCACGCCGCGGCTGGGCGCCCTCTGGCAGGCGGCGCCCGAGGTGAGCCTCTACGCGAGCTACACCGAAAACTTCGGCAACTCGGCCTCCGGCCTGCGGACCTTCGACGGCCGGTTCCTGCCGGCGGAGAACGCCCGTCAGGGCGAGGTCGGCGTCAAGGCCGAGCTCCTCGACCGGCGGCTCACCGCCTCGGCGGCCCTGTTCAACATCGACAAGTTCAACGTCCTGGTGGAGGACCTCGCCCACGGCGGGGACCCCTTCTACACCACCATCGGCGGGGTCCGGAGCCGCGGCGTGGAGCTGGACGTGGCCGGGCAGCTCGCGCCGGGCTGGAGCGCCATCGCCACCTACGCTTACACCGACGCGCGGTACCTCGAGGGTGACCCGGCCCAGATCGGCAAGCGCTTCACGGGGGTCCCGTTCCACTCGGCCACGCTCTGGACCACCTACGCGGTCCAGTCGGGCGCCCTCCAGGGGCTGAAGGGGGGCGGAGGCCTGGTCGCCCGCTCGTCACAGCTCTACGACGCCGACCGGTCCATCCCGGGCTATGTGGTGGCGAACCTGATGGCGTCCTACGCGTGGCAAATGGGGAAGACGACCGTCACCGCCCAGCTCAACCTCGACAACCTCCTCGACGCCACCTACTACGCCAGCCTCGACAACATCCCCGGGAGGCCCTTCTCGTTGGCGGGCGTGCTCCGCGTGGAGCGCTGACCGTGTCCCTGCGCTTCCGCCCCCTGCTCCTGTCGGCGCTCGTCGCGGGCGCGGCGTCCGCGGACGAGGGCCTCGACGCCCTCATGCAGGCGGAGCTGCAGCGCCAGGGCACGCCGGGCGTCGCCCTGGCGGTGGTGCGCGACGGCCGCGTCGTCAAGCAGGCCGGCTACGGCCTCGCCAACGTGGAGCTGCAGGTGCCGGTGCGGCCGGAGACCATCTTCCAGTCCGGCTCGATCGGCAAGCAGTTCACGGCCGCGCTGGTGCTGCTGCTCGCGGACGACGGCCTCTTGCGCCTGGACGACCCGGTGTCGAAGCACCTGCCGGGGACGCCGAGGAGCTGGCGCAAGGTCACCATCCGGCAGCTCCTGCACCACACCTCGGGCCTCGCCGACCCCTACGAGGCGCTCGACCTGCAGCGCAACTACACCGAGGCGGAGCTGCTCCGGATCTACGGCCGGCTGCCGCTGCTGTTCGAGCCCGGCAGCGCCTTCTCCTACAGCAACATGGGCTACCACGTGCTGGGCTTCATGTGCAGCCGGGTCGGGAAGCGCTTCTATGGCGACCAGGTGATCGACCGCGTGTTCCGGCCGGCGGGCATGAGGACCGCGCGCATGATCAGCGAGGCCGACCTCGTGCCGAACCGGGCGGCCGGCTACGAGCTGGTCGAGGGCACGCTCCGGAACCAGGCGTGGGTGTCGCCTACGCTGAACTCGACGGGCGACGGCAGCTACTACCTGTCGGTGCTCGACTTCGCCGCCTGGGACCTCGCGCTGGACGGCGAGGTGCCGCTGACGCGGCCGCTGCGGGAGCTCATGTGGACGCCCGGGCGGCTCCGCGACGGCAAGGCCATCCCCTACGGCCTGGCCTGGTCGCTCGAGCCCTACGAGGGCCACCCGGCCGTGTCCCACGGCGGCGCCTGGCAGGGCTTCCTGACCACCTACGTGCGCCTGCAGGACCAGCGCCTCTCGGTGGTCGTCCTGGCCAACAGCAACGCGGCCGATCCCGATGCCTTCGCCCGGGTCGCGCTGCACCACTACCTGCGGGGCGCTGGACCGTGAGGCGAGGGTGGCGGTTCCCGGCGGGCCCGCCGGTCACACCCGGAGTACCCCCGCCACCGCCCCCCCCAGGGAGCCCCGATGACCCCCAAGACCACGCTCGCCCCGGCCGCCGGCCCGGCCCAGCGCCACGGCCTGGCGCGGCGCGTCCTGCTGGTCTTCCACCGCTACGCCGGCCTGGCCATGGCGGCGTTCCTGATCCTGCTTTCCCTGACCGGCGCCCTGCTCTCCTTCGCCGGGGAGGTCGACGAGTGGCTCAACCCCGACCTCTACGCGGTGCCCGCCGACGGGCGCCCGCGCCTCGACCCGCTGGCGCTGCGCGCGCTGGCGGAGTCCCGTGAGCCGCGGGCCACGGTGGACTTCCTCCCGCTGGACCTCTCGCCCACCAGCACCTTCAGGGCCGGCCTGGCGCCCCGAACCGACCCCTCCACCGGGAAGGCGTGGGACCTCCCCTTCGTCGAGGTGATCCTCGACCCGCGCGACGGCGCCCTCATCGCCGAGCGCACCGGAGGCCACTTCTCCCTCGACCGGCGAGACTTCATCTCGCTCTGCTGGCGGCTCCACTTCACGCTCGGCGTGACGGACGGCACGGTCTCCAGGTGGCTCCTCGGCCTGGTGGCGCTGGCCTGGACCATCGACTGCCTCGCCGCCTTCGTGCTCACCCTGCCCTCGCGCAGGCACGGCCAGCCCGAGGAGCCGGCGCTACGTGGCCGGCTGCGGACCTTCCTGCGCCGCTGGCGCCCCGCCTGGTTGGTCAAGCTCGACGCCGGCTTCCACCGCGTCAACTTCGACCTCCACCGGGCCGTCAGCCTCTGGACCTGGGCCGTGCTCTTCATCTTCGCCTGGTCCGGCGTCGGCTTCCTGCTGCGCGCCGAGGTCTACGACCCGGTCATGCGAACCGTCTTCCGGGTTCCGTCGGCGCCGGCCGCGGACGACCTGCCGGTGCTCGACCCGCCCCTCGCGACCCCAGGGCTCGACTGGGCCGGGGCGCTGGAGGCTGGGCGCCGGCTCTCCGGCGAGGCGGCCGCCCGCCTAGGGGCCGCGCCGGGGCCGGAGTTCTACCTGATGCTCGACCGGGAGCACGGCGTCTACAGCTTCGCGGCCGAGTGGGTGAAGGGTGCCGTACGCCAGGACGGCGTGGTCACCTTCGACGCAGGCGACGGCAGGCTGCGGAGGGTCGAGCCGCTGGCCATGGAGGCCGCCGAGGCGCCTGCCGACACCGCGCCCCTCGGCGAGCGGATCTCGGAGCTCCTGTTCGAGATCCACGTGGGGAGCATCGGCGGGCTGCCGTGGCGCATCGGCACCTCCGTGGTCGGGCTCCTCGTCCTGCTGGTCACGGTCTCGGGCGTCATCATCTGGTGGAAGAAGCGCTCTGGCCGCCGCCGGGCGGCGGCGCTGCGGTCCGGTGCGGTGACGCTCCTGGTGCTGGTCACGCTCCCTGGCCCTGCCCTCGGTCACGCCCACGCCGCCCCGGGGAGCCCGCCGCCCGTGAAGCAGCCGCTCCCCGCCAGCCCGGTCTTCTCGCTGCCGCCCGGGCCCCACGCGGTCGGTTTCACCGCCCGCGACCTGTACGACTTCACCCGCACCTACCGGCCGGCCTTCACGCCGCTCGGCGAGCCGGAGCGGGCCGAGCGGGCCAGGCCCATGCAGACCAGCGTCTGGTACCCGGCCGCCGCCACCAGGGCGGCCCGGATGCGCTATGGCGACTACTTCGCCCTCGGCGCACACCAGGACGGGCCGCCGACGGCGGCCCAGGTGAAGCGTTTCCTGGCGGAGCAGGAGGCCCACTGGACCGGCGAGGGCGGCGCCGCCGCCAAGGCCTGGTACGAGGCCATCCGGCGGGCGCCGGTCCGGGCCGTCCGGGACGCCGCGCCGGCGGCCGGCCGCTTCCCGGTGGTGGTCTACAACGCCGGCGGAGGCCAGCCCTCCTGGGACAACTCGGTCCTCTTCGAGCACCTGGCGAGCCACGGCTACGTGGTGATCGCCTCGCCCAGCACCTGGAACTGGGACCGCTCCCGGCCCACCGAAGACACCTACGAGGCCGTCGAGGCCTCGGCGCGCGATCTGGAGTTCCACGTCGGCTTCGCGCGGACGCTCCCCTACGCCGACCCGGCCCGCCTGGCGCTCATGGGCTACAGCTGGGGGGGCCTGGCGGCGCCGGTGGTGGCGCTGCGCAACTCCGCGGTGGCGGCGGTGGTGGCCCTCGACGGCTCCATCACCTGGGCCGACGAGCTGCTGGCCAAGGCGCCGCACCCCGACCCGGCCACCCTGCAGGCGGCCTTCCTCTCCCTCCGCTCCAGCGCGGCGAGGGGCTTCCTGGCGGCCGAGGCCCGAGGCCAGCAGGTGACGCCGAAGGAGCGGGAGGAGGGGCTGGCCGGCGAGGCGGCCTTCAAGTTCTACGACGGGCTGCGCCACGCCGACGCCTTCCGAGTCGTCATGGAGCGGTTCCACCACGGCAACTTCGCCTCCCACTTCACGATCCTCGACGAGGACCGCCGCCCCGGCGAGCCGACCGCCGAGGAGGACCAGGCCGGCTACGGCGCCATGGCGCAGTACGTCCGCGCCTTCCTCGATGGCTACGTGAAGGGCGACGCCGCCGCGCGGGCGTGGCTGCGCCGAGCCCCGGCCGAGAACGGCGTCCCGGACGGCGTCATGCGGGTCGACTTCAAGGCGGCCAGGCCGTATCCACCCCCCACCGCGGCAGCGCTGGCACGCGCCGGCCGCGAACGCGGGTTCGAGGCGCTGCCCGCGCTCGTGGAGGCCGCCCGCAAGGAGGAGCCCGGCTTCGGGCTCACCGACCTGACGGCCGCCACCTGGGCCAGCCAGCTCCAGGAAGACGGCCACCTCGCCGAGGCGCTGGCGGTGCGGCGGCTCAACGTCTTCATGAACCCGGCCTCGGTCTTCGCCCAGGCCCAGCTCTGCCCTGAGCTGCCGCCCGGGCCCGAGCAGGGCGCCTGCTGGGAGCGGCTCCTGGTCCTGGAGCCCGAGAACCAGGTGGCCCGCGTGGCCCTGGGGAAGGGCGGGAGGTAGGGAGGGCGCGAAGGCAGGGGCCTGGACGCCCCAGGGAGGACCTCCGTCCGGGAGCACCCCAAACGGGGCTTTCGGACGGTATCCACCCACCCCGCGCGTCCAGTCGGTGTGACTTCACGCCGGCTCGATGCCTGGTACCGGGCCAACGCCCAGGTCGCGGTGCGCCGCTGGCGGCCGGTGGAGGGCGCTTCGGCGCTCGATCTCCTCCACGACGCGGTCGTGGACCTCCTGGAGCGGCCGGTCGCCTCGGTCCGGAGCCCGGTCGGCTACCTCCTCGCAGCGGCCCGCTCCCTCACGCTCGACCGGCGGCGCCGGGTCGCGACCGCGGCGCGGGCCCAGGAGGAGCTGCGCCTGCATGCCCGATCGGTCGAAGAGGTCGTCGGGCGGGGCGCCTCCAGCGAGCTCGACGGCGACTTGCTGGCGGCACTCGAGGCATTGCCCCAGGCCTGCCGGACCGCGCTGATCCTCAACCGGCTCGAGGGGATGACGCACCGGGAGGTCGCCGCGCACCAAGGGACCTCGGTGAGGACGGTGCGTCGGCGGATCGACCAGGCCCTGGCGCTGCTGCTCGAGGTGCTCGGGGACCGGGAGGGGTAGCCTGGCCACCTGGAGGGCGCTCGAGCGCCTCTTCCAGGAGCGCCTCACCAGGACCAAACGCCCATGCCTTCCCGAGACCCCACCACCAGGCGCATCGCGGCGGAGGCGCGCGCCTTCGCGGTGCGACGGTCCTCCGGCGAGGCGGGCCCGGAGGACGAGGGGGCGCTCGAGGCCTGGCTGGCGGAGGACCCGCGCCATGGAGCGGCCTGGGCCGAGGTGTCCGGCCTCTGGGAGCGGCTCGGCCCGCTGGCCGGCCAGCTGCCCCGTCCAGCGCCCAGGCGGCGCGCACCGGCGCTCCGCTGGGCCGCCGGCGCGGCGGCGGTGGCGCTGACGGCGGCCCTCGCCTGGGTGGTGGCGGGGAGCCACGACATGCGGCTGCGCACCGAGCGCGAGCGGCGCTCGGTGCCGCTCGCAGACGGCTCCACGCTGGAGCTCGACGCGGCCAGCGAGGTCTCGGTGGAGCTCAGGCCCTGGCGCCGGAGCGCGCGGGTGGTGGCGGGGAGGGCCCACTTCCAGGTCGCCCATGAGCGGCGCCCCTTCGTCGCCACGGCAGGCGGCGCGACCATCGAGGACCTGGGCACCGGCTTCGCTGTGGCGCTCGACGGCCCCGGCGTGCAGGTCTCGGTCACCGAGGGGCGGGTGCGGGTGCTGGCGGCAGGGCAAGCGCGGGAGCTCGTCGAAGGCCAGGAGGTGGCGCTGGTCGCCGGCCTCCTCTCCGAGGTGCAGGTCTCGGCGCGCGACCCGGCCTCCTGGCGGCAGGGCCTGGCCACCTTCGACCGGACTCCGCTCGCCGAGGCGGTGCGCGCCTTCGCCCCGTACCACGGGCTCCGGGCGGTGGTGGTGGAGGGGCGCGCCGCCTCCCTCCGCGTCAGCGGCCGGTTTCACACCGCCGACCTGGCGGGCTTCCTCGGCTCGCTCGAGGAGACCTACCGGCTCCGCGCGGTCGTCGAGGGCGCGACGGTCCGC is a genomic window containing:
- a CDS encoding PepSY domain-containing protein; the encoded protein is MTPKTTLAPAAGPAQRHGLARRVLLVFHRYAGLAMAAFLILLSLTGALLSFAGEVDEWLNPDLYAVPADGRPRLDPLALRALAESREPRATVDFLPLDLSPTSTFRAGLAPRTDPSTGKAWDLPFVEVILDPRDGALIAERTGGHFSLDRRDFISLCWRLHFTLGVTDGTVSRWLLGLVALAWTIDCLAAFVLTLPSRRHGQPEEPALRGRLRTFLRRWRPAWLVKLDAGFHRVNFDLHRAVSLWTWAVLFIFAWSGVGFLLRAEVYDPVMRTVFRVPSAPAADDLPVLDPPLATPGLDWAGALEAGRRLSGEAAARLGAAPGPEFYLMLDREHGVYSFAAEWVKGAVRQDGVVTFDAGDGRLRRVEPLAMEAAEAPADTAPLGERISELLFEIHVGSIGGLPWRIGTSVVGLLVLLVTVSGVIIWWKKRSGRRRAAALRSGAVTLLVLVTLPGPALGHAHAAPGSPPPVKQPLPASPVFSLPPGPHAVGFTARDLYDFTRTYRPAFTPLGEPERAERARPMQTSVWYPAAATRAARMRYGDYFALGAHQDGPPTAAQVKRFLAEQEAHWTGEGGAAAKAWYEAIRRAPVRAVRDAAPAAGRFPVVVYNAGGGQPSWDNSVLFEHLASHGYVVIASPSTWNWDRSRPTEDTYEAVEASARDLEFHVGFARTLPYADPARLALMGYSWGGLAAPVVALRNSAVAAVVALDGSITWADELLAKAPHPDPATLQAAFLSLRSSAARGFLAAEARGQQVTPKEREEGLAGEAAFKFYDGLRHADAFRVVMERFHHGNFASHFTILDEDRRPGEPTAEEDQAGYGAMAQYVRAFLDGYVKGDAAARAWLRRAPAENGVPDGVMRVDFKAARPYPPPTAAALARAGRERGFEALPALVEAARKEEPGFGLTDLTAATWASQLQEDGHLAEALAVRRLNVFMNPASVFAQAQLCPELPPGPEQGACWERLLVLEPENQVARVALGKGGR
- a CDS encoding FecR domain-containing protein, with product MPSRDPTTRRIAAEARAFAVRRSSGEAGPEDEGALEAWLAEDPRHGAAWAEVSGLWERLGPLAGQLPRPAPRRRAPALRWAAGAAAVALTAALAWVVAGSHDMRLRTERERRSVPLADGSTLELDAASEVSVELRPWRRSARVVAGRAHFQVAHERRPFVATAGGATIEDLGTGFAVALDGPGVQVSVTEGRVRVLAAGQARELVEGQEVALVAGLLSEVQVSARDPASWRQGLATFDRTPLAEAVRAFAPYHGLRAVVVEGRAASLRVSGRFHTADLAGFLGSLEETYRLRAVVEGATVRLTPAP